In the Malaclemys terrapin pileata isolate rMalTer1 chromosome 12, rMalTer1.hap1, whole genome shotgun sequence genome, one interval contains:
- the LOC128846324 gene encoding ribonuclease-like, translating to MAPSGPRPALLLTLALLAACVALTLGQRWNPLNDIFRKEHVDFPKTVATNNNAYCNRMMWDRVMYWKYTNTFIHATAENISKVCTTDGVASGPYRYQSMSPFNITTCTFNPWSISYTGISAEQKIVISCWRDLPVFYVKSI from the coding sequence ATGGCTCCAAGCGGACCCCGCCCTGCGCTCCTGCTGACACtcgccctgctggctgcctgtgTGGCTCTGACCCTCGGGCAGAGGTGGAACCCGCTGAATGACATATTCCGGAAAGAACACGTGGACTTCCCCAAGACCGTCGCCACCAACAACAACGCCTACTGCAACAGGATGATGTGGGACCGGGTGATGTACTGGAAATACACCAACACCTTCATCCATGCGACAGCCGAGAACATCAGCAAAGTCTGCACGACAGATGGGGTAGCCAGCGGGCCCTACCGGTACCAGAGCATGAGTCCCTTCAACATCACCACCTGCACATTTAACCCCTGGAGCATCTCTTACACCGGGATCAGCGCAGAACAAAAAATCGTCATCTCCTGCTGGCGTGATCTCCCTGTTTTCTATGTGAAGAGCATATAG